In Desulfurobacteriaceae bacterium, a single genomic region encodes these proteins:
- a CDS encoding TIGR01212 family radical SAM protein (This family includes YhcC from E. coli K-12, an uncharacterized radical SAM protein.), whose translation MDRYFSYSQYLRKLFGERVFRVTVDAGFTCPNRDGSKGKGGCIYCYAGSDYDESKRLKSVREQILEGIERVKRRYKAKKFLVYFQAYTNTYAPIEKLKPLYDIIKEFPEVVGLIVGTRPDCVQDEVLELINSYTDNYLVWIEYGLESSHFKSLRWMNRGHGVSDFIDAVLRTRKYTKIKICAHIILGLPTEDYEDIMETADFLASLKIDGVKLHPLHVIKNTPLEKIYLSEKFELLSLEEYVKLVVDFIERLPKDTVIQRITGEAPQDLLIAPSWCSHKEKMKVIELIRKEFEERDTFQGAKCRF comes from the coding sequence ATGGATAGATATTTTTCCTATTCACAGTATCTAAGAAAGCTTTTTGGAGAAAGGGTCTTTAGAGTTACTGTTGATGCAGGGTTTACCTGTCCAAATAGGGACGGTTCTAAGGGGAAAGGGGGATGTATTTACTGCTATGCGGGGTCGGATTACGACGAAAGTAAAAGGCTAAAAAGTGTTAGAGAGCAGATTTTAGAAGGTATAGAAAGGGTAAAAAGACGCTATAAGGCAAAAAAATTTTTGGTTTACTTTCAGGCCTATACTAACACTTATGCACCTATTGAAAAGTTAAAGCCACTATACGACATAATTAAGGAGTTTCCAGAAGTTGTTGGACTTATTGTTGGAACTCGTCCTGACTGTGTTCAGGATGAGGTTTTGGAACTTATTAATTCCTACACGGATAACTATCTTGTTTGGATAGAGTATGGGCTTGAGAGCTCTCACTTTAAGTCTTTAAGGTGGATGAATAGAGGTCATGGAGTTTCAGATTTCATAGATGCCGTTTTAAGAACGAGAAAATATACAAAGATAAAAATTTGTGCCCATATCATATTAGGACTTCCAACTGAAGATTACGAAGACATTATGGAAACTGCAGACTTTCTGGCAAGTTTAAAAATTGATGGAGTAAAACTTCACCCCTTGCACGTTATAAAGAACACTCCACTAGAAAAAATTTACCTTTCTGAAAAGTTTGAACTTTTATCCTTAGAAGAATACGTGAAATTGGTTGTTGATTTTATAGAAAGACTCCCAAAAGATACAGTTATCCAAAGAATTACCGGAGAAGCTCCTCAAGACCTTTTAATAGCCCCTTCTTGGTGTAGTCATAAAGAAAAGATGAAAGTTATAGAACTTATAAGGAAAGAGTTTGAAGAAAGGGATACTTTTCAGGGTGCAAAGTGTAGATTTTGA
- a CDS encoding 23S rRNA (pseudouridine(1915)-N(3))-methyltransferase RlmH, translated as MKLRVIAAGKIPSHFEEAQDYYLKRIKNLEIIEVKKQRTKEEEGRKLLEKAKGFIVALDERGKEMTSLEFASFVQKHSFLTFLIGGADGLSQEVKEKSNFLLSLSKMTLQHDVARIVLLEQIFRALEIIRGSPYHRE; from the coding sequence ATGAAACTTAGAGTTATAGCTGCTGGGAAAATTCCCTCCCATTTTGAAGAAGCCCAAGACTATTACCTAAAACGGATTAAGAACTTAGAAATCATTGAAGTTAAGAAACAAAGAACTAAAGAAGAAGAGGGAAGAAAACTTTTAGAAAAAGCGAAAGGTTTCATTGTTGCCCTTGACGAAAGAGGTAAAGAAATGACTTCCCTTGAGTTTGCCTCTTTCGTTCAAAAACACTCTTTTTTAACCTTCCTTATAGGTGGTGCTGATGGTCTATCCCAAGAAGTAAAGGAAAAAAGTAACTTCCTCCTCTCTCTTTCCAAAATGACCCTTCAACACGATGTTGCAAGAATTGTTCTATTGGAGCAAATATTTAGAGCTCTTGAGATAATAAGGGGAAGTCCTTATCATAGGGAGTAA
- the rsfS gene encoding ribosome silencing factor produces MDTLEKLKLIVSTGLDKKAEDPVIINLKDLTTLADYFVVFTATSDTHARTIADEIRKKLKDAGILPLSFEGYETANWILMDYGDIIVHIFKPEFRELYSLETLWMDAPRVEVSELLPEESL; encoded by the coding sequence TTGGATACCTTAGAGAAGCTAAAACTAATAGTTTCAACAGGTTTAGATAAGAAAGCAGAAGATCCTGTAATCATAAATCTTAAAGACCTTACAACCCTTGCAGATTACTTTGTAGTTTTTACAGCTACTTCAGACACCCACGCAAGAACCATTGCAGACGAAATAAGAAAGAAGCTAAAAGACGCTGGAATTCTTCCTTTAAGTTTTGAAGGTTATGAAACTGCCAACTGGATACTGATGGACTATGGAGATATTATTGTTCACATATTTAAACCAGAGTTTAGAGAACTTTACAGCCTCGAAACTCTATGGATGGATGCCCCAAGAGTTGAAGTCTCAGAACTTTTACCAGAGGAAAGTTTATGA
- the bamD gene encoding outer membrane protein assembly factor BamD produces the protein MKRIIFVLLAFLFVSCERIPQTAQGLYQKGIEAAKKEDYGKAIDYLEKALEKELSAKEKEIALITLANAYFNEKDFENAALKYEEFLTLYPASPFAKDALFRLGVSYLNLIKGPEWDQTFTKKAIDSFDVFIMRFPDDKRVEKAKLYKKMARKVLAEHEIYIAGTYDMLRKFTASIDRYEKVKEEFSDIEPADRLNYLLGRAYFFTKLEAEEEIEKLTEKLETERERLKSKDEEERKVALNRIKLINKDIKKWQEISQKNFLKGKRILEEVAKNYPQSPYGKKAKLILKGEKILDVEPVENPIKHSIWWKIKNTL, from the coding sequence GTGAAAAGAATAATTTTTGTTCTTTTAGCTTTCCTCTTTGTGTCTTGTGAAAGAATTCCTCAAACTGCACAAGGACTTTACCAAAAAGGAATAGAGGCTGCTAAAAAAGAAGACTACGGAAAAGCAATTGACTACTTAGAAAAAGCCTTAGAGAAGGAACTTTCAGCAAAAGAAAAAGAAATAGCTTTAATTACATTAGCCAATGCTTACTTTAACGAAAAAGATTTTGAAAACGCTGCTTTAAAGTATGAAGAATTTTTGACTCTATATCCTGCTTCTCCTTTTGCCAAAGACGCACTTTTTAGACTTGGAGTTTCTTACTTAAACCTAATAAAAGGCCCTGAATGGGATCAGACTTTCACTAAAAAAGCTATAGACTCTTTTGATGTTTTCATAATGAGATTTCCAGATGACAAAAGAGTAGAAAAAGCAAAACTCTACAAGAAAATGGCAAGGAAGGTCTTAGCTGAACACGAAATCTATATTGCTGGAACTTATGATATGTTAAGAAAGTTCACAGCTTCAATAGATAGATATGAAAAGGTTAAAGAGGAATTTTCAGATATAGAACCTGCTGATAGGTTAAACTACCTTCTTGGAAGAGCTTACTTTTTCACAAAGCTTGAAGCAGAAGAAGAAATAGAAAAACTCACTGAAAAACTTGAAACGGAAAGAGAAAGATTAAAGTCCAAAGACGAAGAAGAAAGGAAAGTAGCACTAAATAGAATAAAACTCATAAATAAAGACATAAAGAAATGGCAGGAGATTTCCCAAAAGAACTTTCTTAAAGGAAAGAGAATTTTAGAAGAAGTAGCAAAGAATTACCCCCAATCTCCTTACGGGAAAAAAGCCAAACTTATACTTAAAGGTGAAAAAATTCTTGACGTTGAACCAGTTGAAAATCCTATAAAACATTCTATATGGTGGAAAATAAAGAACACTCTTTAA
- a CDS encoding Rne/Rng family ribonuclease yields the protein MSKPKKQILINVHTKEVRIAVLEDGELVEFYVERKENRGIVGNIYKGKVLKIVPAVQAAFVDIGISKKAFLYVRDAVSFDFEEDDELFEENGTTTQEIELPPIEEVLTPNQEIIVQVSKEPIGTKGPRITTNITIAGHYLVLLPTVNKIGISRRITDQEERERLKEIAQKIKPKDYGIIVRTAAEGAKEEDLRKDLDYILKVWKGLLEKAENRPPPALLYQDLEIVPKTLRDLLTEDVGEVIIDSRREFERAVSFAKAFIPKLSGRIKYYNGEVPLFQKFEVEKAIEKALSRKVYLPNGGYIVIDETEALVSIDVNSGKFKKTKSLEETALKINLAAAKEIARQLRLRDIGGIIVIDFIDMKEEKNKELLLKTLEEELSKDRARTKIVSMSDLGLVEMTRKRVKKSLGKTLTMTCPYCEGKGRVKSVETVAFEIEREILSLLKLSNSKRKIRVYANPLVAEKLKNDEKDIIDKLMETFDVEIKIVPVEHYHIERFTVAKS from the coding sequence TTGTCAAAGCCTAAAAAACAGATACTGATAAACGTTCACACAAAAGAAGTTAGGATAGCAGTACTGGAAGACGGAGAGCTTGTAGAGTTTTATGTAGAAAGAAAGGAAAATAGAGGAATCGTTGGAAACATTTATAAAGGTAAAGTCTTAAAGATTGTTCCTGCTGTCCAGGCAGCTTTTGTTGATATTGGAATATCAAAGAAGGCATTCTTGTACGTTAGAGACGCTGTAAGCTTTGATTTTGAGGAAGATGACGAGCTCTTTGAAGAAAATGGAACGACAACTCAAGAAATAGAGCTACCTCCGATAGAGGAGGTTTTAACCCCTAACCAAGAGATAATAGTTCAGGTTTCAAAAGAGCCTATAGGGACTAAAGGACCACGAATAACCACTAACATAACAATTGCAGGACATTACCTTGTCCTTTTACCAACAGTAAACAAGATAGGAATATCAAGAAGAATTACCGACCAAGAAGAGAGAGAAAGACTAAAAGAAATAGCCCAAAAGATAAAACCAAAGGATTACGGAATTATCGTTAGAACAGCAGCAGAGGGAGCAAAAGAGGAGGATTTACGAAAAGATCTTGACTACATTCTTAAAGTTTGGAAAGGATTACTCGAAAAGGCCGAAAATAGACCTCCTCCAGCACTCCTTTATCAAGATTTGGAAATAGTTCCTAAAACTCTCAGAGACCTTCTAACAGAAGATGTAGGAGAGGTGATAATAGATTCTCGAAGAGAGTTTGAAAGAGCTGTAAGTTTTGCCAAAGCTTTTATTCCTAAGCTTTCTGGCAGAATAAAGTACTACAATGGAGAAGTGCCCCTTTTCCAAAAGTTTGAGGTTGAGAAAGCAATAGAGAAAGCCCTTTCTAGGAAAGTATATCTTCCAAACGGTGGTTACATCGTAATAGACGAAACGGAAGCTTTAGTTTCAATTGATGTAAACAGTGGAAAGTTTAAAAAGACAAAGAGCTTAGAGGAAACTGCTTTAAAGATTAACCTAGCTGCTGCTAAAGAGATTGCAAGACAGCTAAGATTAAGGGACATTGGAGGAATTATCGTAATTGACTTTATAGATATGAAGGAAGAAAAAAACAAAGAGCTACTTCTTAAAACTTTGGAAGAGGAGCTCTCAAAGGACAGGGCAAGAACTAAGATAGTAAGTATGTCCGACTTAGGACTTGTTGAAATGACAAGGAAACGGGTAAAGAAGAGTCTTGGAAAAACTCTTACAATGACCTGTCCTTACTGTGAAGGAAAGGGAAGGGTAAAATCTGTTGAAACTGTAGCTTTTGAAATAGAAAGGGAAATTCTTTCTCTACTAAAACTTTCCAATTCTAAAAGGAAAATTAGAGTTTATGCCAATCCATTGGTTGCCGAAAAACTAAAAAACGACGAAAAAGATATAATTGATAAATTGATGGAAACCTTTGATGTAGAGATAAAAATTGTTCCTGTCGAACACTACCACATTGAAAGGTTCACTGTTGCTAAAAGCTGA